The Ornithodoros turicata isolate Travis chromosome 7, ASM3712646v1, whole genome shotgun sequence genome includes a region encoding these proteins:
- the LOC135400280 gene encoding uncharacterized protein LOC135400280 isoform X5 codes for MFSESGILDKSGEESGKSLRGIFGPTVALLSFLGCTILVLLAGSDGSVAHLVPWHRGRSSPQILPVVLDTKNANFSTVRSCAKDNRTGYETGINASTGTVGQGVTDAMDTKYINTLQKRLNGTTLPPRTARSVGTSSTSARTVTKTRLEETANYIRPRSSEWSYQCHSPRLFVRCSSANVPSPPNLFYYEVDAMGNGRCERWVNGDECLDGTYNAFSTLSECRRICENTTEMQKSSDRCSMVVSRPCSPPDRRFEYVYHNDLNGSACVRLPGRKCTTREYGFPTRKECLESCHPRKIGTDPRCKPGAEGHDCQRHDRKYPFYYDDEEGKCLPWTDICLVSGFPDKETCEIVCSGEFQS; via the exons ATGTTCAGCGAGAGCGGAATTCTGGATAAAAG CGGGGAGGAGTCCGGAAAGAGCTTGCGTGGAATCTTTGGCCCTACAGTTGCTCTGCTGTCTTTTCTCGGCTGCACGATTCTTGTTCTGCTCGCTGGGTCCGATGGTTCTGTTGCACACC TTGTCCCCTGGCACCGTGGACGGAGCTCTCCTCAAATTTTACCAGTTGTCCTAGACACTA AAAATGCCAACTTTTCGACGGTAAGGTCGTGTGCTAAAGATA ATCGAACAGGCTACGAGACAGGAATCAATGCTAGTACGGGTACCGTAG GGCAAGGAGTGACTG ACGCAATGGACACCAAATACATTAATACCTTGCAAAAGAGGCTAAATGGGACAACTTTACCGCCAAGAACCGCACGCTCCGTAGGCACATCTTCAACCTCTGCTAGGACCGTTACGAAGACAAGGTTAGAAGAGACCGCAAACTATATCCGGCCAC GCTCGTCGGAATGGAGCTACCAGTGCCACTCTCCTCGTCTCTTTGTCCGATGTTCCTCAGCAAACGTGCCCAGTCCTCCCAATCTGTTCTACTACGAAGTCGATGCAATGGGCAACGGTCGTTGCGAACGATGGGTTAACGGAGACGAGTGCTTGGACGGCACTTATAACGCCTTTTCTACCCTCTCGGAATGCCGCAGAATCTGCGAAA ATACAACGGAGATGCAGAAGAGCTCTGATCGCTGCTCTATGGTTGTCAGTCGTCCCTGCTCACCGCCCGATCGGAGGTTCGAGTACGTCTACCACAACGACCTCAACGGATCGGCATGCGTGCGACTCCCGGGAAGAAAGTGCACGACAAGGGAGTACGGATTCCCAACCCGGAAGGAATGCCTAGAGTCGTGCCACCCACGTAAAATAG GAACAGATCCGAGATGCAAACCTGGAGCCGAGGGACACGACTGCCAACGACATGATCGGAAGTATCCGTTTTATTACGATGACGAGGAAGGAAAATGTCTTCCCTGGACAGATATCTGCCTTGTGTCCGGCTTCCCGGACAAAGAAACATGCGAAATTGTCTGCAGTGGCGAG TTTCAGTCATGA
- the LOC135400280 gene encoding uncharacterized protein LOC135400280 isoform X2: MHFNIDYLPGAHMFSESGILDKSGEESGKSLRGIFGPTVALLSFLGCTILVLLAGSDGSVAHLVPWHRGRSSPQILPVVLDTKNANFSTVRSCAKDNRTGYETGINASTGTVVSGGHAMDTKYINTLQKRLNGTTLPPRTARSVGTSSTSARTVTKTRLEETANYIRPRSSEWSYQCHSPRLFVRCSSANVPSPPNLFYYEVDAMGNGRCERWVNGDECLDGTYNAFSTLSECRRICENTTEMQKSSDRCSMVVSRPCSPPDRRFEYVYHNDLNGSACVRLPGRKCTTREYGFPTRKECLESCHPRKIGTDPRCKPGAEGHDCQRHDRKYPFYYDDEEGKCLPWTDICLVSGFPDKETCEIVCSGEFQS, from the exons ATGCATTTCAACATCG ATTACCTTCCAGGGGCCCACATGTTCAGCGAGAGCGGAATTCTGGATAAAAG CGGGGAGGAGTCCGGAAAGAGCTTGCGTGGAATCTTTGGCCCTACAGTTGCTCTGCTGTCTTTTCTCGGCTGCACGATTCTTGTTCTGCTCGCTGGGTCCGATGGTTCTGTTGCACACC TTGTCCCCTGGCACCGTGGACGGAGCTCTCCTCAAATTTTACCAGTTGTCCTAGACACTA AAAATGCCAACTTTTCGACGGTAAGGTCGTGTGCTAAAGATA ATCGAACAGGCTACGAGACAGGAATCAATGCTAGTACGGGTACCGTAG TTTCAGGTGGTC ACGCAATGGACACCAAATACATTAATACCTTGCAAAAGAGGCTAAATGGGACAACTTTACCGCCAAGAACCGCACGCTCCGTAGGCACATCTTCAACCTCTGCTAGGACCGTTACGAAGACAAGGTTAGAAGAGACCGCAAACTATATCCGGCCAC GCTCGTCGGAATGGAGCTACCAGTGCCACTCTCCTCGTCTCTTTGTCCGATGTTCCTCAGCAAACGTGCCCAGTCCTCCCAATCTGTTCTACTACGAAGTCGATGCAATGGGCAACGGTCGTTGCGAACGATGGGTTAACGGAGACGAGTGCTTGGACGGCACTTATAACGCCTTTTCTACCCTCTCGGAATGCCGCAGAATCTGCGAAA ATACAACGGAGATGCAGAAGAGCTCTGATCGCTGCTCTATGGTTGTCAGTCGTCCCTGCTCACCGCCCGATCGGAGGTTCGAGTACGTCTACCACAACGACCTCAACGGATCGGCATGCGTGCGACTCCCGGGAAGAAAGTGCACGACAAGGGAGTACGGATTCCCAACCCGGAAGGAATGCCTAGAGTCGTGCCACCCACGTAAAATAG GAACAGATCCGAGATGCAAACCTGGAGCCGAGGGACACGACTGCCAACGACATGATCGGAAGTATCCGTTTTATTACGATGACGAGGAAGGAAAATGTCTTCCCTGGACAGATATCTGCCTTGTGTCCGGCTTCCCGGACAAAGAAACATGCGAAATTGTCTGCAGTGGCGAG TTTCAGTCATGA
- the LOC135400280 gene encoding uncharacterized protein LOC135400280 isoform X1 has product MHFNIDYLPGAHMFSESGILDKSGEESGKSLRGIFGPTVALLSFLGCTILVLLAGSDGSVAHLVPWHRGRSSPQILPVVLDTKNANFSTVRSCAKDNRTGYETGINASTGTVGQGVTDAMDTKYINTLQKRLNGTTLPPRTARSVGTSSTSARTVTKTRLEETANYIRPRSSEWSYQCHSPRLFVRCSSANVPSPPNLFYYEVDAMGNGRCERWVNGDECLDGTYNAFSTLSECRRICENTTEMQKSSDRCSMVVSRPCSPPDRRFEYVYHNDLNGSACVRLPGRKCTTREYGFPTRKECLESCHPRKIGTDPRCKPGAEGHDCQRHDRKYPFYYDDEEGKCLPWTDICLVSGFPDKETCEIVCSGEFQS; this is encoded by the exons ATGCATTTCAACATCG ATTACCTTCCAGGGGCCCACATGTTCAGCGAGAGCGGAATTCTGGATAAAAG CGGGGAGGAGTCCGGAAAGAGCTTGCGTGGAATCTTTGGCCCTACAGTTGCTCTGCTGTCTTTTCTCGGCTGCACGATTCTTGTTCTGCTCGCTGGGTCCGATGGTTCTGTTGCACACC TTGTCCCCTGGCACCGTGGACGGAGCTCTCCTCAAATTTTACCAGTTGTCCTAGACACTA AAAATGCCAACTTTTCGACGGTAAGGTCGTGTGCTAAAGATA ATCGAACAGGCTACGAGACAGGAATCAATGCTAGTACGGGTACCGTAG GGCAAGGAGTGACTG ACGCAATGGACACCAAATACATTAATACCTTGCAAAAGAGGCTAAATGGGACAACTTTACCGCCAAGAACCGCACGCTCCGTAGGCACATCTTCAACCTCTGCTAGGACCGTTACGAAGACAAGGTTAGAAGAGACCGCAAACTATATCCGGCCAC GCTCGTCGGAATGGAGCTACCAGTGCCACTCTCCTCGTCTCTTTGTCCGATGTTCCTCAGCAAACGTGCCCAGTCCTCCCAATCTGTTCTACTACGAAGTCGATGCAATGGGCAACGGTCGTTGCGAACGATGGGTTAACGGAGACGAGTGCTTGGACGGCACTTATAACGCCTTTTCTACCCTCTCGGAATGCCGCAGAATCTGCGAAA ATACAACGGAGATGCAGAAGAGCTCTGATCGCTGCTCTATGGTTGTCAGTCGTCCCTGCTCACCGCCCGATCGGAGGTTCGAGTACGTCTACCACAACGACCTCAACGGATCGGCATGCGTGCGACTCCCGGGAAGAAAGTGCACGACAAGGGAGTACGGATTCCCAACCCGGAAGGAATGCCTAGAGTCGTGCCACCCACGTAAAATAG GAACAGATCCGAGATGCAAACCTGGAGCCGAGGGACACGACTGCCAACGACATGATCGGAAGTATCCGTTTTATTACGATGACGAGGAAGGAAAATGTCTTCCCTGGACAGATATCTGCCTTGTGTCCGGCTTCCCGGACAAAGAAACATGCGAAATTGTCTGCAGTGGCGAG TTTCAGTCATGA
- the LOC135400280 gene encoding uncharacterized protein LOC135400280 isoform X4, whose protein sequence is MHFNIDYLPGAHMFSESGILDKSGEESGKSLRGIFGPTVALLSFLGCTILVLLAGSDGSVAHLVPWHRGRSSPQILPVVLDTNAMDTKYINTLQKRLNGTTLPPRTARSVGTSSTSARTVTKTRLEETANYIRPRSSEWSYQCHSPRLFVRCSSANVPSPPNLFYYEVDAMGNGRCERWVNGDECLDGTYNAFSTLSECRRICENTTEMQKSSDRCSMVVSRPCSPPDRRFEYVYHNDLNGSACVRLPGRKCTTREYGFPTRKECLESCHPRKIGTDPRCKPGAEGHDCQRHDRKYPFYYDDEEGKCLPWTDICLVSGFPDKETCEIVCSGEFQS, encoded by the exons ATGCATTTCAACATCG ATTACCTTCCAGGGGCCCACATGTTCAGCGAGAGCGGAATTCTGGATAAAAG CGGGGAGGAGTCCGGAAAGAGCTTGCGTGGAATCTTTGGCCCTACAGTTGCTCTGCTGTCTTTTCTCGGCTGCACGATTCTTGTTCTGCTCGCTGGGTCCGATGGTTCTGTTGCACACC TTGTCCCCTGGCACCGTGGACGGAGCTCTCCTCAAATTTTACCAGTTGTCCTAGACACTA ACGCAATGGACACCAAATACATTAATACCTTGCAAAAGAGGCTAAATGGGACAACTTTACCGCCAAGAACCGCACGCTCCGTAGGCACATCTTCAACCTCTGCTAGGACCGTTACGAAGACAAGGTTAGAAGAGACCGCAAACTATATCCGGCCAC GCTCGTCGGAATGGAGCTACCAGTGCCACTCTCCTCGTCTCTTTGTCCGATGTTCCTCAGCAAACGTGCCCAGTCCTCCCAATCTGTTCTACTACGAAGTCGATGCAATGGGCAACGGTCGTTGCGAACGATGGGTTAACGGAGACGAGTGCTTGGACGGCACTTATAACGCCTTTTCTACCCTCTCGGAATGCCGCAGAATCTGCGAAA ATACAACGGAGATGCAGAAGAGCTCTGATCGCTGCTCTATGGTTGTCAGTCGTCCCTGCTCACCGCCCGATCGGAGGTTCGAGTACGTCTACCACAACGACCTCAACGGATCGGCATGCGTGCGACTCCCGGGAAGAAAGTGCACGACAAGGGAGTACGGATTCCCAACCCGGAAGGAATGCCTAGAGTCGTGCCACCCACGTAAAATAG GAACAGATCCGAGATGCAAACCTGGAGCCGAGGGACACGACTGCCAACGACATGATCGGAAGTATCCGTTTTATTACGATGACGAGGAAGGAAAATGTCTTCCCTGGACAGATATCTGCCTTGTGTCCGGCTTCCCGGACAAAGAAACATGCGAAATTGTCTGCAGTGGCGAG TTTCAGTCATGA
- the LOC135400280 gene encoding uncharacterized protein LOC135400280 isoform X3, which translates to MHFNIDYLPGAHMFSESGILDKSGEESGKSLRGIFGPTVALLSFLGCTILVLLAGSDGSVAHLVPWHRGRSSPQILPVVLDTKNANFSTVRSCAKDNRTGYETGINASTGTVDAMDTKYINTLQKRLNGTTLPPRTARSVGTSSTSARTVTKTRLEETANYIRPRSSEWSYQCHSPRLFVRCSSANVPSPPNLFYYEVDAMGNGRCERWVNGDECLDGTYNAFSTLSECRRICENTTEMQKSSDRCSMVVSRPCSPPDRRFEYVYHNDLNGSACVRLPGRKCTTREYGFPTRKECLESCHPRKIGTDPRCKPGAEGHDCQRHDRKYPFYYDDEEGKCLPWTDICLVSGFPDKETCEIVCSGEFQS; encoded by the exons ATGCATTTCAACATCG ATTACCTTCCAGGGGCCCACATGTTCAGCGAGAGCGGAATTCTGGATAAAAG CGGGGAGGAGTCCGGAAAGAGCTTGCGTGGAATCTTTGGCCCTACAGTTGCTCTGCTGTCTTTTCTCGGCTGCACGATTCTTGTTCTGCTCGCTGGGTCCGATGGTTCTGTTGCACACC TTGTCCCCTGGCACCGTGGACGGAGCTCTCCTCAAATTTTACCAGTTGTCCTAGACACTA AAAATGCCAACTTTTCGACGGTAAGGTCGTGTGCTAAAGATA ATCGAACAGGCTACGAGACAGGAATCAATGCTAGTACGGGTACCGTAG ACGCAATGGACACCAAATACATTAATACCTTGCAAAAGAGGCTAAATGGGACAACTTTACCGCCAAGAACCGCACGCTCCGTAGGCACATCTTCAACCTCTGCTAGGACCGTTACGAAGACAAGGTTAGAAGAGACCGCAAACTATATCCGGCCAC GCTCGTCGGAATGGAGCTACCAGTGCCACTCTCCTCGTCTCTTTGTCCGATGTTCCTCAGCAAACGTGCCCAGTCCTCCCAATCTGTTCTACTACGAAGTCGATGCAATGGGCAACGGTCGTTGCGAACGATGGGTTAACGGAGACGAGTGCTTGGACGGCACTTATAACGCCTTTTCTACCCTCTCGGAATGCCGCAGAATCTGCGAAA ATACAACGGAGATGCAGAAGAGCTCTGATCGCTGCTCTATGGTTGTCAGTCGTCCCTGCTCACCGCCCGATCGGAGGTTCGAGTACGTCTACCACAACGACCTCAACGGATCGGCATGCGTGCGACTCCCGGGAAGAAAGTGCACGACAAGGGAGTACGGATTCCCAACCCGGAAGGAATGCCTAGAGTCGTGCCACCCACGTAAAATAG GAACAGATCCGAGATGCAAACCTGGAGCCGAGGGACACGACTGCCAACGACATGATCGGAAGTATCCGTTTTATTACGATGACGAGGAAGGAAAATGTCTTCCCTGGACAGATATCTGCCTTGTGTCCGGCTTCCCGGACAAAGAAACATGCGAAATTGTCTGCAGTGGCGAG TTTCAGTCATGA